The nucleotide sequence TCCCGAAAGAAACGTTAAAGGTGAGTCTGCGCCGAGCATGAGTCCCGCGATATCCTCATAAACCATCTGTGGTGTCGTTATCTCTCGATAATCTGGGACGATCCTTGTGGCTAGCAAATCTGTTGTTTCAATGCCCAACAAGCCATAGATCTTATCTTTGGGTTCCTTACTCTCAAAGTGTCGCGTGGCTTGGAGTAATTGAGCGAATGAGAATTCTAGTCGTGGAAGACACTTCTGAGAAACTGACAGTCGATACATGAGATAACTGTTCATTGCTCCCGGAGGAACCATGTGTCTGTTCAAGCCACCGGGCGACAGCTCGTTCTTGTGAACAACGATAGCTGCTGCGAGTCCGACCCATTCCCATGGAATCTGGTATGAGCCGAGTTGTACAAGGGCTTGCTTAGCGAGGACAACCTCCTGCAAGACCCAAATGCGGGAGAACCAACGCCGAAGGAAGAGCTCCGTCATTCCAAAATTGAGGCCTCCTCTATCGTCGATCTTAGCATGATGTACGGTAGATTGGCCATCTTGAGAGATGCCAAGGTAAGTTGCTTCGACAGTCTTGTGGCCAGCCTGAGCGAGCCACTCATTAACAACAGAACAGATCTCAGAGAAACCATCTGAGATGGACGAAAGAGACCTTTCAAGAACTGTATTTCCACAACAGCACCTGTCTTTCTCCTCTCCCAACCAGATAATGACCTGCCAGGCGCTGTTGAATATCCTTCCCATCAAAGCCACCTGTTGGCCTCTCTCTGCCACGTCTTTCTGATTGATACAGATGGCATCCGCCCATATCAATCTACTGGTATTAATACCCCGAAGTTCCCGTAATGCTATGTACAGGTTTCCAGAGATGATCATAGAGTGATTCACACCGTTGGCAATAATCTCGATCTTTTGGTCACTAGAAGAGTCTGGCTTACCCCAAGTATAAGATAGAGCCTCGTATGCTGCCTCACTTTCATTCAAGCTGCATACATGCAGCTTGCATTGAAGAGTGCCGCTATCGTCCGGGAGTATCTCAAGTAGCCTGAATGCATCACGCCCTGGCAGGTGACGATAAACGCCACTGCTTCCCCGGGCTGAAGAGCCTGAATCGACGACAGGATTGAGGGGGCGCAGCAGGGCTGGTGGGATGGTAACATTCGAGAGCTCAATCTTATCTGCATTGCCTTCTTGTTCCAAGTCTGCGAGCATAGGTAGACGGACATCCACGTCAAAGACATTTGGCCATTGCTGAAGTCCCCGGGGATGAATAAGAGGGTCGAACTGTTGACATCATTAGCTAGTAAGCCCTCAAAGCAAGTAACAGAAGTATCGTCAGCATATCTCCAATGGCTACTGTGATACATATCAAACTATGAAGAGGTTTATGGGGAAGTGGTTGAGTTACCCTGTTCGGAACGGAATTAGGCGCGCGCCTGGAAGGGACTTCGATACTAGAGCAATGATCTCGCGAGTGGAACATGGAGGACTCGGCCTCAGCTTTGCGTTTCGACACCCTCATCAAAGAATTAACAGCCGAAGGCCACGATGGAAGAAATGGAGAGTGGGTTGCTTCAAGATTATATAGCTCGTGTTCTCTGTGTTCTATTGTGAGCTGCCTCTTGAATGAGCTCTTGAGATACCCCTCACTGAATGGCCCGACCCGCACTGCGGCCCGGCACAGCCACTCAGGCAGGTGGCCGTCTGGTACAGGGGTCACTCAGCCACAAGGCAGTTAAATTAAGGATTAAGAAGTAATTAGCCTAAAAATAAacataataattaagtttttataatcaaGACATTatttataactctttatctATATCTTACAGCTTATtagaagctttattttagttaaatgTAATGAAGCTATAACTTCTACTCtaagaaataaaagtatCTAACTTGGTGTAAGAACTTTTGTCTAATCTACGAGAACTTTTGTCTGCATATCATACGTTTTGTTTTGTCTGTTGGTTCTACCCTTGCCTTGAGCGCgtgggagaagagagaagtaGCCTAAACCTAATATGGCTGCACTGTTGGCTCACACCTTTTCCCAGGTATTCGTCTACGGCACCTCGTGTTGTGTTGCTTGCTTCTCCGTTCCTGGCCTTCCTCATCTTTTGGCATTCACCTCGGTGACCTCACAAACTACAGCGCCATCTCCCTGATTGTATAGCGACTAGCCAGATCTCTCTCGCGATGGAATGCCCAAAGTCAATGGATGCTTCATTCGGTCCTTGGGCCGGTCCCTACTGCCGTGGCGGACTAGATTTCACATTTTCGTTCGAActaatcttcttctccctcatTCCTACCGCTTTATCCCTTCTAAGCTTTGCTTGGAGATTCCTGGCGCTGTATCACGAACTAAGAATTTCGCGTTCTGGAGTTCTGATAGTAGTAAAATTAGTATGGTGCTCTGACAACAGTTAGATTCTTTTGTATATTTCCAAGCTCATGTATTATTCTGATAGGCCTTGATCGGTGTGATTTCCGCCATCGCAATATCGCTTCTCATTTTAACCAGTCTTGCGGATACCCCTAGCCGGGGCTTTGCAATCACAGCTGCAGCCCTCGAATGTGTAGCATTCTTTGTGCTTGGCCTTTATTCTAAGCTCCGCCGCTCACGACGTCCTTCAATCTTGATAACAATCTACCTGTCTGTCCACATCCTACTCAACATTGCTACTACGAGGACCCTGTGGTTGATGCCGGGGGTTTCTGCCATTCCCATCCTCTACAGTATTAACATGGTCTTTCAAGTATTACTTCTCATGGTTGAGAATGTCGAAAAGAGTCGTTTGCTGCTTGAGTCTTACCGATACAGCCCAGAAGAGCTGGCAGGTCCGTTGGCTAGGCTTCTTTTCAGCTGGTTAATACCTCTACTTCGACTTGGTTACGATACCATTCTCTCTATGGCAACCCTCACACCACTTTCTGAAGATCTCAAAAGCCAACAGCTGGAACCGAAACTAGGTCAGTCAATGAGTTCGACCCGCGCATTTCACATGTACCCACACTGTGGCAGTTCGGTTCTTGACAGATGCGAAAAGCTCAACCCTTTTGCGCGAACTATTTCGGTTGCGTCGAGGCTTGCTACTACCCGTAATTCGCTTCTCTTGGGCTTTACACTCGCCCAGCCCTTCCTGATCTATACCGCGGTTTCATTTACAAGTATTAGCCACAACGACAGATCGATCGAAGAAGGGAATCTACTTGTCGCTGCATTTGTTCTCACCTTTCTCGGTTATGCGGTGAGTTGGTTAGCCTGATACTGGCTGAATACATGTTGATAGACAAACAAAGCTGTCTAGTGCTTTCTACTGGCATTTGATGAACCGgctcatgatgatggtcCACGGAAGCCTGGTTAGTCCAATATATAACAGTGCTTTCGGGTCTACTTTGCCTGGCTCTGCAGATACAGGCTGCCTCACTCTTATGACTGTTGATGTGGAGAAGGTTATGCTCGGGTTCGAAGACTCCCATGAACTTTGGGCCAGCATAGCTCAGATTGCTATAGCGATCTATGTACTCGCATTACACATGTCTTGGGCCTGTGTTGCTCCTGTCATCGTTCCTATAGGTCAGCATCTCTATGAAACAACATAAATCTTTCTCCAGCTAacaataaaatagcttttgtGGCTGCTACAGTGCCCGTCACACAAAAGATTGGCACAGCGCAGGGTTCCTGGAACGCCGCTATTGAAAAGCGCGTCAACCTGACTTCGGACATCCTCAGTAACCTGAAAGAAGTCCGAATCTTGGGCATCGGTAGCTATACGAGCGGGCTCCTACAGCGTTACGAGTTGACGAGATTGCTCCCTCTAGCCACTTTCGCCGGCTCATGGCAGGTTTCATTGTGCTATCCCAGGGAACAACTGTCCTAGGGCCATTGGTCACCTTTGCATTTTACGCAATCATTCTACGAATCAATGACGACTCGAATTTCACGGCCTCGAAAGCTTTCACGTCACTCAGCCTTGTTAATCTCATTGCAGCTCCGATCTCGGTACTCATTCAGAGTCTTCCTAGCTTTGCTGCAGGTCTATCATCTTTAGCGCGCATTGAGAGCTTTGTTCCTTCAAGGACTTTGTCTGATAGACGGACTTTACATGAAAAAAAGTCTTCTTTCACTGCAAAGTGCTTCTACTCAAGGGGTCCTGGAGCAGATTTTTCCATGCTAGGTCAAGAGCTTGGTGAAATCAAGGCATCAAATCTTTGGTACAAGAGCAGCGGAAGAGATGTTGGGAACAGCATCGTGATCAGGCAAGCGAAATTCGGATGGAAGCCTGATAactacatcatcaacacaggTGATTTCGAGATTCAAGAGGGCGCCCTGACAGTCATCATGGGCCCTGTTGGCTGTGGCAAGAGCACTTTACTCTATGGTCTACTCAACGAGATACCTCACAGTAGTGGACAGATTTGGCTGAAATATCGCAATGTGTCACTCTGCGAACAGACACCTTGGCTCGTTAGTGGATCTATCCGCCATAACATCACCTGCGGCTCAGCCTTGGACGAATCTTGGTATGATAAAGTTCTCGATGCATGTTCCTTATTGCATGACCTTGATCATCTCTCGGGCAGAGATTTGCATGAGGTTGGCAATGATGGAAGCAGCCTCAGTGGAGGGAAAAGGAAGCGTATAGTATGCAATGAGAATTCATCCGTTTGGAACCTACTAATAAATCTATACAGGCACTTGCCCGTGCTATCTACGCTCGAAACCCTGTTATATTTCTGGATAATCCTCTCAGCGGTGTTGATCATGGAACAGCAGCGCACATCGCCCAGGCCCTGATCGGGAATGGAGGTTTACTCCGTACCGGCGGCATAACTGTGTTAACTGTCACCGATTCTAGTAAGCTAGTAAGCTTCCTAATTCATCAACCTTGCTGCTGACCAGACAGGCGATATCACCCGTCATGCCGATAACGCCCTGGTTatagatcaagaaggatccGTGACTATGACTAGAGAATCAACTAATTTTGATGGCCGTATTATGGTGGCTAATTCTACAAAAGACGATATCGAGGACATAAACGACAGGCATAACCAAGGTCAAGCCGCAGATAACACATCTGCAGGGCAGCACCTCGAACTCACCGCGGCAAAGGCAGACCTACGACGACCTACCGGCGATTGGAGCCTCTACAGCTTCTATACTCATGCTACCGGCCGATATAACACAACAGTCTTTTTGTGCCTTTGCTTGTGTTGCGCGTTCTGCTATCAGTTCTCGACCGTTTGGATCCAGTGGTGGTCAGATGCCACCAACTCCACGGGCAGAAAGTCGAACGGGTTCTACCTGGGCATATACGCTCTGCTCTGTGCTCTCGGGCTATCAACTTTATACTTGGCTTGCTGGACATCTATGGTGACCATGGTAACGCGATCAGCCATAAAGCTTCACCTGATGGTCCTCACAACTGTTTTCAACGCCCATGTGTCCTACTTTTCTACCATCGACGACGGCGTCACATTGAACCGATTCAACCAGGATATGCAGCTGACAGACTACACCTTACCACTAGCTGTTGTCAACACGTTCCTCTTTGCGTCTATCTGCCTTGTACAAGCTGCTGTCATATCAGCAACGGCAAATTATATGGCTGCGGCGATACCCTTCTGTCTGGTAGTGATATACTTCATTCAGCGCTTCTACCTCCGCACGTCACGCCAGCTTCGTTTACTGGACATTGAAGCAAAGGCGCCGTTGTACACCAACTTCAAGGAGACAATTCTGGGTATGAATACGATACGTGCCTATGGCGGAGAATTCGGATCTTTCCTCAAGGAGAAACATGTAGAGGTCTTGGATGACTCACAACAACCTATCTACCTCTTGTATACTGTCCAGAGGTGGTTGTCCCTAGTACTTGATCTTGTGGTTACCTGTCTGGCTACACTTCTCGTCGTTGTGGCCGTTCAGACGAGATCCGGTACTTCAGGTTCTGATATGGGTGTGGCTTTAGTCAATCTGACGTCTTTCAACCAATACCTCACCATGTTGATCCGCTGCTGGGCTTCAATGGAAACGTCGCTGGGCGCTATCGCTCGAAACAAGGACTTTTCTCACGAAACGCCTGTCGCCAACGGCTGCGGCCATGTGCCCCAGCCAGACTATGACGGCTATCAGAGTATTGTATTTGAAGACGTCTCTGTCGTCTATAGGAAGCCTAAAACATCGCTTGAAAACGCCGAAGACAGCTCAGAAGACACGAGTGATCTAAACCTCAATCATCAAGCGCTTGACTCTATCAATCTAACGATACGATCTGGAACGAAGCTGGCTATAACTGGACGCTCGGGAAGCGGTAAATCAACTCTGGTCTCTAGTCTTTTCCACATACTACCATTGCCCTCCGGAAAAATATCCATTGGAGGCATGGACGTTATGTAGGTTGACCAGCAGGTGATCCAAGACCGCCTCAATGCAATCACGCAAAgcaacttcttcctttcgGGAATTTCCTTGAGAGAGAATCTTGATCCATCGGGATCATCCGGAGAAGAAGGTGAAGGATctgcgatggcgatggcagAGGTTATGAGGGAGGTTCTGGATAGCTTGGGAATTTGGTCTCAGGTGGAAGAACAGGGCGGGCTAGAAGGCTTGTTTTCCCAAAGCTCATGGTCTGTTGGTCAGCTACAGCTATTGAGTGTGGCTCGTGCTATCGTCAAGAAAAGGCGAGCACAGTCCCATCCGGGCTCAGGCTGGAAGATACTTGTTCTGGATGAGGTTACAAGCAGGTGAGCATGCAACAAGTCAACTATTCTATTCATACGATTAACGTTAACTTGTAATTAGTCTTGACGAAGCTTCGGCCGGATTGGTACGCGATCGTATCAAAGTTGAGTTCGAAGAGTACACTATTTTGTCCATCGTTCACAAGTTTGATGGTGTGCTCGATGATATGGACGAAATGGTTATCATGGATCAAGGAAGGGTGACTCGGCGCGGCTCCCCCGAGAGCTCTTGCAGGCAATGTAGATATAGAAAGACACTCTGTAGTGAGCTGCAGTCCTAGAGGCCGCATCTCATGAGTTGTCGTCCAGGGAAATTCGGGACGACAGtagttgatgctgagaatcTGCGTTAAAATTAGATAGGGGTCAGGCATCACGTTAATGATGGTTCTTACCTTGATGCTATTGATCCTGTGTCAACTGAAAGCACCAATGTTTTGTATATGCAGTTGAGAAAACATGACGCAAATCAGGTGATAAAATGTGCGCGATTTGAAACTTGCGTTGTCAAAAGTACTCCGATGCCCTCCGTATAGCAACGCATGGCTTTTTAACACCACCTTCGATGCTTGTTATTGAGCTTGCGTAGTGTTCTGTTAAGCATAATGATAGCCCGGTGGACAGGATCGAACCGCAGGCATTATTTACCCGAACTGTTGGTCCTTGTCCCAATTTTGCAAAGGTTCCTCCTCTCTACGGTTAGTTTGCTGTGCCGCAACAGTGCCAAGTACCTAGTAGGTATATATTATGCATGTGGCCTGAGAGCCAGAACCAACACACCAGTGAACCATTCTCTGGTCTTCTCCCGCCGTAAAGTCCTTGCTTCGTTGGACATTACGACATGACCTGACTGACATTGAGCGATAAAGTTCAGGATTCTAGATTGGCTATGAAGCATAAACGAGGTCATGTAAACCAAGCTAGAACAACCCCAAGAAAGCCCGATGCCTCTTCCAGTACGAGTCCTACGACCTTCACTTCAGGACCACCTCAGGTTGGAGATCATCCTCCTTGTCCCAGGGAAACCCGTTCTTCCACATAAGCTCATCCCGAGATTTCTCTGTTGACAAAACCACTACACAAGAGTATTCGCTGGCGTTCATACTAACAATCCGGTAAAGACCGCGGGCGACGTGTTTGGTGACTTGAGTGATTGCGTAACCAATTGATTCATTGGTACCAGTgcggagaagatggaagtcAGAGGCTGcattgaggttgatgaagataACATCAACTTTGCTGACGTCGATGAAGCCAGATGATGGTTGGTTTGGATCAGGCCATGAGGCAGGGTTGGTCGAGAGGTCGACTGAGTACTGAGCAGGGATCTTGCTTGACGTAGACATGCTGTAGAATTGATGGTTCTAAACACGATATCTAAGTAATTCTGGGTTATGGATTAATATAGAATGAAGGGCATTCTGTAAAAAGATGAACGATGGTggtataaataccttttttaaatCACATGCAACCTATTTCATTTTAAGAAGGTAGATGTTATGTATTACATCGCATTTATAAAAACAATCAAAATACCCCTCACTAAATGACCCAACCCACGCTGTGCCTGACACAGCGACTCAGTTGGCTGTTTTTGTACAGGGTTTCCTCATCCCCAAAGCAGTCAAGCCAGTATTAAAGATTGAGAAGCCCGCGAGTGATTGGTAATAATGAAGTTTCTACCTCTGAGATATTTTGTGCAGTTCTTTATCTAAGTACTATAGCTCATCATGAGGGCCGCTCTCGCTTTGATGTATAATACTGACTCCATGAGTTCCGTTCTGAGCAATAAAAGCATCAAGTTGCTCAACAGTTAACATTTCAGTAAAATTGCCCTTGAAAAATACAATTTCATTTGTACCAGCGCGATATAATCGGAGTGACGGGTATGAGTCTATCTCAATTGGGACATCATTCCCATCGACATTGATAGAAGCGAGAGCGACTTTGTCAGAAAGTCCAAACTTTGCATATTTTGATCCCAGCTCATTCATGACAGCAtgtaaactatttaattgtTAGCATTAGCAAATCGTAGAGATAGTGTCGACTTACTCGGTACAGTATTGACACCACGGTACGTTAAATTCAACCAAAACATCTTTAGACTTGTCAAAAACCAAGTCGTCGAAACTACTACCCACCAGCTTTGTCAAGAAAGGCTGCGAAGTCGACCCCTCAGGTACTGGTTCCGACTTGATGCTAGGTGTCAGTGAGCCAGCCAGGTAAGCAGCTACATGTTTAGCGACCCTATTGGCGTTGAACACCTTTTCAGGCATGGGATATGCTCTGCCCTGTTGATTTGCGATGGCGAAGCCACGTTTGATGTCCTTG is from Fusarium musae strain F31 chromosome 4, whole genome shotgun sequence and encodes:
- a CDS encoding hypothetical protein (EggNog:ENOG41), with amino-acid sequence MFHSRDHCSSIEVPSRRAPNSVPNRFDPLIHPRGLQQWPNVFDVDVRLPMLADLEQEGNADKIELSNVTIPPALLRPLNPVVDSGSSARGSSGVYRHLPGRDAFRLLEILPDDSGTLQCKLHVCSLNESEAAYEALSYTWGKPDSSSDQKIEIIANGVNHSMIISGNLYIALRELRGINTSRLIWADAICINQKDVAERGQQVALMGRIFNSAWQVIIWLGEEKDRCCCGNTVLERSLSSISDGFSEICSVVNEWLAQAGHKTVEATYLGISQDGQSTVHHAKIDDRGGLNFGMTELFLRRWFSRIWVLQEVVLAKQALVQLGSYQIPWEWVGLAAAIVVHKNELSPGGLNRHMVPPGAMNSYLMYRLSVSQKCLPRLEFSFAQLLQATRHFESKEPKDKIYGLLGIETTDLLATRIVPDYREITTPQMVYEDIAGLMLGADSPLTFLSGAGPLGTDDRPEPSWVPIWHAPRRWTMLPTQKNRGFRCASDATMELHPVKKAGELVLKGVIIDDVLSIQESREDWNMARRRGHYELLTQPRWSKEAWRKCALTLTCGGDGRAYPVNDEAAQLADLAALVLSNIHWVISDLIALRDVIEPEGDSMTQAKYLKEIAEGGNSRRYISAVEPVRSCYRLFKTASKDFGVGPVDMKIGDKLCVLLGAEVPFLLRPKGDGYLVVGECYVYDLMHGEVLEKLAADPDGQLKAEWIKLI
- a CDS encoding hypothetical protein (EggNog:ENOG41) codes for the protein MSTSSKIPAQYSVDLSTNPASWPDPNQPSSGFIDVSKVDVIFINLNAASDFHLLRTGTNESIGYAITQVTKHVARGLYRIVMVLSTEKSRDELMWKNGFPWDKEDDLQPEVVLK
- a CDS encoding hypothetical protein (EggNog:ENOG41), translating into MLGQELGEIKASNLWYKSSGRDVGNSIVIRQAKFGWKPDNYIINTGDFEIQEGALTVIMGPVGCGKSTLLYGLLNEIPHSSGQIWLKYRNVSLCEQTPWLVSGSIRHNITCGSALDESWYDKVLDACSLLHDLDHLSGRDLHEVGNDGSSLSGGKRKRIALARAIYARNPVIFLDNPLSGVDHGTAAHIAQALIGNGGLLRTGGITVLTVTDSSKLTGDITRHADNALVIDQEGSVTMTRESTNFDGRIMVANSTKDDIEDINDRHNQGQAADNTSAGQHLELTAAKADLRRPTGDWSLYSFYTHATGRYNTTVFLCLCLCCAFCYQFSTVWIQWWSDATNSTGRKSNGFYLGIYALLCALGLSTLYLACWTSMVTMVTRSAIKLHLMVLTTVFNAHVSYFSTIDDGVTLNRFNQDMQLTDYTLPLAVVNTFLFASICLVQAAVISATANYMAAAIPFCLVVIYFIQRFYLRTSRQLRLLDIEAKAPLYTNFKETILGMNTIRAYGGEFGSFLKEKHVEVLDDSQQPIYLLYTVQRWLSLVLDLVVTCLATLLVVVAVQTRSGTSGSDMGVALVNLTSFNQYLTMLIRCWASMETSLGAIARNKDFSHETPVANGCGHVPQPDYDGYQSIVFEDVSVVYRKPKTSLENAEDSSEDTSDLNLNHQALDSINLTIRSGTKLAITGRSGSGKSTLVSSLFHILPLPSGKISIGGMDVM